The following coding sequences are from one Acipenser ruthenus chromosome 7, fAciRut3.2 maternal haplotype, whole genome shotgun sequence window:
- the si:dkey-39a18.1 gene encoding uncharacterized protein si:dkey-39a18.1 isoform X1, translated as MLDHPGIVLQGDSIRLPASFPLVVRGYRKWFPADTGKGRSMQRGTFRKVPVCLDEDQSEQQQGKPSDTLEGHLGKKRVDSAPRESSPVPSYYSEPTAFTRRNLMKGVTRPQAARDAEEDDDVRSLKSVRSLKSVRSVRSTSQVTGSVKRYRGFTRRWDDKPQLPPIALESGSQGGTLIVTGATCPKYSALPPIYKAKSSSNRGLERPPSRSGCRTHWDGLETEQDPWSVSHTEPPADRRSEKVKSLESVPQARITFHNPVVQDVFPITPDSDRAHRVNKLQRTKSSSSVASTSSLASHTSRGSGQSVGGCTGRSVAKESRKNPSQPRGKDLVDTLWENNENLTTEAGITFPKIESHLRGRIRKPPMKPVLKKSFDWKADSQIRRETPGRSGLSAEFVLLNADSFLNEQRFPQTATSCAYSVTTPFPVCLNEQRFETGSRPVQPNTLLEPFSGLHDYLRRQLLHSPGAYRGRQAPALTVEAMADAIPAPGANGSFNPCVQIQVNRPHLELLQPLEFVRWKSPLPDRTVQLASSHEGLLPKITMTCPTPSPRPSMQ; from the exons ATGTTGGACCATCCTGGGATTGTTCTTCAGGGAGACAGCATTCGATTACCTGCCAGCTTCCCTCTGGTGGTCAG GGGCTACAGAAAGTGGTTTCCAGCAGACACAGGAAAAGGAAGAAGTATGCAACGCGGCACGTTCAG GAAAGTTCCCGTGTGTCTAGATGAAGACCAGTCAGAGCAACAGCAGGGAAAGCCATCTGACACACTGGAAGGTCATTTAGGAAAGAAGAGAGTCGACTCAGCGCCCAGAGAATCGTCACCAGTGCCGTCCTATTACTCCGAGCCCACGGCTTTCACTCGCAGG AACTTGATGAAGGGCGTGACCAGGCCCCAGGCTGCACGAGACGCGGAGGAAGACGATGATGTGAGGAGCCTGAAGAGTGTGCGGAGCCTGAAGAGTGTGCGGAGTGTGAGGAGCACCTCTCAGGTTACAGGGAGTGTGAAGAGGTACAGAGGCTTTACGAGAAGGTGGGATGACAAACCCCAGCTCCCACCCATTGCTTTGGAATCGGGGAGCCAAGG aggGACGTTAATAGTGACTGGCGCCACCTGTCCCAAGTACTCCGCACTCCCACCTATATACAAAGCCAAGTCATCCTCAAACAGAGGGCTGGAGCGACCTCCGTCTAGAAGTGGCTGCAG GACTCATTGGGATGGTTTGGAAACTGAACAGGATCCATGGTCTGTCAGTCACACTGAACCTCCAGCAGACAGAAGAAGTGAGAAAGTGAAATCATTGGAGTCGGTACCTCAAGCCAGAATTACCTTCCACAACCCAGTGGTGCAGGACGTATTCCCGATAACCCCAGACAGTGACAGAGCTCACAGAGTGAACAAGCTTCAGCGCACAAAATCCAGCTCCTCCGTCGCAAGCACCTCCAGCCTCGCCTCGCACACCAGCAGAGGCTCAGGGCAGTCCGTGGGAGGCTGCACGGGCAGATCAGTGGCAAAGGAATCCAGAAAAAACCCTTCACAGCCAAGGGGCAAAGATCTGGTCGATACGCTCTGGGAGAACAACGAAAACCTGACAACAGAGGCAGGAATTACATTTCCTAAAATAGAAAGCCATTTAAGAGGCCGCATTCGAAAGCCACCAATGAAGCCTGTCTTGAAGAAATCTTTTGACTGGAAGGCTGATTCTCAGATAAGGAGAGAGACTCCTGGACGGAGCGGCTTGTCGGCCGAGTTTGTGCTGTTGAACGCAGACAGTTTCCTCAACGAACAGCGCTTTCCACAGACAGCAACCTCCTGCGCCTACAGCGTCACGACCCCCTTTCCGGTTTGCCTGAACGAACAACGGTTTGAAACAGGCAGCCGGCCTGTCCAGCCGAACACACTGCTGGAACCCTTCTCAGGACTTCACGACTATCTGCGGCGGCAGCTCCTGCACTCCCCGGGCGCCTACAGAGGCAGGCAAGCCCCGGCGCTGACAGTCGAAGCGATGGCTGATGCCATTCCTGCCCCAGGGGCCAATGGCTCTTTCAATCCCTGTGTTCAGATCCAGGTGAACAGACCCCACCTGGAGCTGCTGCAGCCTCTGGAATTTGTGCGGTGGAAAAGCCCTCTGCCCGACCGCACGGTTCAGCTGGCAAGCTCTCATGAAGGTCTCCTTCCCAAAATTACGATGACCTGCCCAACGCCGTCCCCCAGGCCATCGATGCAGTGA
- the si:dkey-39a18.1 gene encoding uncharacterized protein si:dkey-39a18.1 isoform X2 encodes MLDHPGIVLQGDSIRLPASFPLVVRGYRKWFPADTGKGRSMQRGTFRKVPVCLDEDQSEQQQGKPSDTLEGHLGKKRVDSAPRESSPVPSYYSEPTAFTRRNLMKGVTRPQAARDAEEDDDVRSLKSVRSLKSVRSVRSTSQVTGSVKRGTLIVTGATCPKYSALPPIYKAKSSSNRGLERPPSRSGCRTHWDGLETEQDPWSVSHTEPPADRRSEKVKSLESVPQARITFHNPVVQDVFPITPDSDRAHRVNKLQRTKSSSSVASTSSLASHTSRGSGQSVGGCTGRSVAKESRKNPSQPRGKDLVDTLWENNENLTTEAGITFPKIESHLRGRIRKPPMKPVLKKSFDWKADSQIRRETPGRSGLSAEFVLLNADSFLNEQRFPQTATSCAYSVTTPFPVCLNEQRFETGSRPVQPNTLLEPFSGLHDYLRRQLLHSPGAYRGRQAPALTVEAMADAIPAPGANGSFNPCVQIQVNRPHLELLQPLEFVRWKSPLPDRTVQLASSHEGLLPKITMTCPTPSPRPSMQ; translated from the exons ATGTTGGACCATCCTGGGATTGTTCTTCAGGGAGACAGCATTCGATTACCTGCCAGCTTCCCTCTGGTGGTCAG GGGCTACAGAAAGTGGTTTCCAGCAGACACAGGAAAAGGAAGAAGTATGCAACGCGGCACGTTCAG GAAAGTTCCCGTGTGTCTAGATGAAGACCAGTCAGAGCAACAGCAGGGAAAGCCATCTGACACACTGGAAGGTCATTTAGGAAAGAAGAGAGTCGACTCAGCGCCCAGAGAATCGTCACCAGTGCCGTCCTATTACTCCGAGCCCACGGCTTTCACTCGCAGG AACTTGATGAAGGGCGTGACCAGGCCCCAGGCTGCACGAGACGCGGAGGAAGACGATGATGTGAGGAGCCTGAAGAGTGTGCGGAGCCTGAAGAGTGTGCGGAGTGTGAGGAGCACCTCTCAGGTTACAGGGAGTGTGAAGAG aggGACGTTAATAGTGACTGGCGCCACCTGTCCCAAGTACTCCGCACTCCCACCTATATACAAAGCCAAGTCATCCTCAAACAGAGGGCTGGAGCGACCTCCGTCTAGAAGTGGCTGCAG GACTCATTGGGATGGTTTGGAAACTGAACAGGATCCATGGTCTGTCAGTCACACTGAACCTCCAGCAGACAGAAGAAGTGAGAAAGTGAAATCATTGGAGTCGGTACCTCAAGCCAGAATTACCTTCCACAACCCAGTGGTGCAGGACGTATTCCCGATAACCCCAGACAGTGACAGAGCTCACAGAGTGAACAAGCTTCAGCGCACAAAATCCAGCTCCTCCGTCGCAAGCACCTCCAGCCTCGCCTCGCACACCAGCAGAGGCTCAGGGCAGTCCGTGGGAGGCTGCACGGGCAGATCAGTGGCAAAGGAATCCAGAAAAAACCCTTCACAGCCAAGGGGCAAAGATCTGGTCGATACGCTCTGGGAGAACAACGAAAACCTGACAACAGAGGCAGGAATTACATTTCCTAAAATAGAAAGCCATTTAAGAGGCCGCATTCGAAAGCCACCAATGAAGCCTGTCTTGAAGAAATCTTTTGACTGGAAGGCTGATTCTCAGATAAGGAGAGAGACTCCTGGACGGAGCGGCTTGTCGGCCGAGTTTGTGCTGTTGAACGCAGACAGTTTCCTCAACGAACAGCGCTTTCCACAGACAGCAACCTCCTGCGCCTACAGCGTCACGACCCCCTTTCCGGTTTGCCTGAACGAACAACGGTTTGAAACAGGCAGCCGGCCTGTCCAGCCGAACACACTGCTGGAACCCTTCTCAGGACTTCACGACTATCTGCGGCGGCAGCTCCTGCACTCCCCGGGCGCCTACAGAGGCAGGCAAGCCCCGGCGCTGACAGTCGAAGCGATGGCTGATGCCATTCCTGCCCCAGGGGCCAATGGCTCTTTCAATCCCTGTGTTCAGATCCAGGTGAACAGACCCCACCTGGAGCTGCTGCAGCCTCTGGAATTTGTGCGGTGGAAAAGCCCTCTGCCCGACCGCACGGTTCAGCTGGCAAGCTCTCATGAAGGTCTCCTTCCCAAAATTACGATGACCTGCCCAACGCCGTCCCCCAGGCCATCGATGCAGTGA